In the genome of Drosophila yakuba strain Tai18E2 chromosome 3R, Prin_Dyak_Tai18E2_2.1, whole genome shotgun sequence, one region contains:
- the LOC6537965 gene encoding prostatic acid phosphatase isoform X1: MFSRSRCGSLVASVALKMWNHPSQRCLILVCVICVLSFGLANALHGYANAEGHPVQISATLPGQLKFVHVIYRHGDRTPVDPYPTDPWGDRKFWSTGWGQLTNLGKQEHYELGKWLRNRYSSLLPPLYSNENIYVQSTDVDRTLMSAQSNLAGLYEPQGEDIWNTDISWQPIPVHTIPEKDDPIVAAKAPCPAYDYELASLESSPEFKALTEKHRDLFAYLSAKGGRPVKTFVDAQYLNNTLFIESLYNMTLPRWTEKVYGKEELTYVANFAFAISSYTRKLARLKAGPLLKDIFKRFKEKASGHLNPDRSMWVYSAHDTTVASVLNALKLFELHSPPYTACIMMELRVDETNTPLVSIFYKNTTAEPLPLDIPGCGPSCPLAKLKKIYQDVLPVDWERECKVSTMMMTYEEANLGTATGILILIVIALLFASYGLMIYYRRRNYKLYTSYSQMA, translated from the exons ATGTTTTCCCGCAGTCGCTGTGGTTCACTTGTAGCAAGTGTGGCTCTGAAAATGTGGAACCACCCAAGCCAGCGCTGCCTCATCTTGGTCTGCGTAATATGTGTGCTGTCTTTCGGGCTGGCCAATGCGCTCCACGGCTATGCTAATGCTGAAGGTCACCCAGTGCAGATCTCGGCCACATTGCCAGGCCAGCTGAAGTTTGTGCATGTC ATATATCGCCACGGCGACAGAACGCCTGTAGATCCCTATCCCACTGACCCCTGGGGCGACAGGAAGTTCTGGTCCACCGGCTGGGGACAATTGACCAAT TTGGGCAAGCAAGAGCACTACGAGCTGGGCAAATGGCTGAGGAATCGTTATTCAAGCCTCCTTCCGCCTCTATACTCCAACGAGAATATCTACGTTCAGTCCACCGACGTGGATCGCACCCTCATGAGTGCCCAGTCAAATTTGGCTGGTCTCTACGAGCCGCAGGGTGAAGACATCTGGAACACGGACATCAGCTGGCAACCCATACCCGTTCACACCATTCCCGAAAAGGATGATCCCATAGTGGCCGCCAAGGCACCTTGTCCCGCCTATGACTACGAGCTGGCCAGTCTGGAATCGTCGCCAGAATTCAAGGCCTTGACCGAAAAGCACCGAGATCTTTTTGCCTATTTGAGCGCAAAAGGCGGACGACCTGTAAAGACCTTCGTAGATGCGCAGTATTTGAATAACACCTTGTTCATTGAGAGTCTGTACAACATGACACTGCCAAGATGGACCGAAAAGGTTTACGGGAAAGAGGAGCTCACGTATGTAGCAAACTTCGCTTTTGCCATCAGCTCTTATACCCGAAAGCTGGCGAGACTAAAGGCGGGACCTTTGCTGAAGGACATATTCAAGCGGTTTAAAGAGAAAGCCTCTGGACACCTTAATCCAGATCGTTCGATGTGGGTCTACAGTGCTCATGACACCACGGTAGCCAGCGTTTTGAATGCGCTAAAATTGTTTGAG CTGCACAGTCCTCCATACACGGCGTGCATTATGATGGAGCTGCGTGTGGATGAGACCAACACCCCATTGGTGTCTATTTTCTACAAGAATACCACAGCTGAACCCCTGCCTCTGGACATACCTGGTTGTGGACCTTCCTGTCCGCTGGCGAAACTGAAGAAAATTTACCAGGATGTTCTGCCCGTAGATTGGGAGCGCGAGTGCAAGGTGTCCACCATGATGATGACTTATGAGGAGGCCAATCTTGGAACTGCGACGG GCATTCTCATTTTAATCGTTATTGCGCTGCTGTTCGCCAGCTACGGTCTCATGATCTACTACCGACGGCGCAACTACAAGCTGTATACCTCGTACTCTCAAATGGCTTAG
- the LOC6537965 gene encoding prostatic acid phosphatase isoform X2 yields the protein MWNHPSQRCLILVCVICVLSFGLANALHGYANAEGHPVQISATLPGQLKFVHVIYRHGDRTPVDPYPTDPWGDRKFWSTGWGQLTNLGKQEHYELGKWLRNRYSSLLPPLYSNENIYVQSTDVDRTLMSAQSNLAGLYEPQGEDIWNTDISWQPIPVHTIPEKDDPIVAAKAPCPAYDYELASLESSPEFKALTEKHRDLFAYLSAKGGRPVKTFVDAQYLNNTLFIESLYNMTLPRWTEKVYGKEELTYVANFAFAISSYTRKLARLKAGPLLKDIFKRFKEKASGHLNPDRSMWVYSAHDTTVASVLNALKLFELHSPPYTACIMMELRVDETNTPLVSIFYKNTTAEPLPLDIPGCGPSCPLAKLKKIYQDVLPVDWERECKVSTMMMTYEEANLGTATGILILIVIALLFASYGLMIYYRRRNYKLYTSYSQMA from the exons ATGTGGAACCACCCAAGCCAGCGCTGCCTCATCTTGGTCTGCGTAATATGTGTGCTGTCTTTCGGGCTGGCCAATGCGCTCCACGGCTATGCTAATGCTGAAGGTCACCCAGTGCAGATCTCGGCCACATTGCCAGGCCAGCTGAAGTTTGTGCATGTC ATATATCGCCACGGCGACAGAACGCCTGTAGATCCCTATCCCACTGACCCCTGGGGCGACAGGAAGTTCTGGTCCACCGGCTGGGGACAATTGACCAAT TTGGGCAAGCAAGAGCACTACGAGCTGGGCAAATGGCTGAGGAATCGTTATTCAAGCCTCCTTCCGCCTCTATACTCCAACGAGAATATCTACGTTCAGTCCACCGACGTGGATCGCACCCTCATGAGTGCCCAGTCAAATTTGGCTGGTCTCTACGAGCCGCAGGGTGAAGACATCTGGAACACGGACATCAGCTGGCAACCCATACCCGTTCACACCATTCCCGAAAAGGATGATCCCATAGTGGCCGCCAAGGCACCTTGTCCCGCCTATGACTACGAGCTGGCCAGTCTGGAATCGTCGCCAGAATTCAAGGCCTTGACCGAAAAGCACCGAGATCTTTTTGCCTATTTGAGCGCAAAAGGCGGACGACCTGTAAAGACCTTCGTAGATGCGCAGTATTTGAATAACACCTTGTTCATTGAGAGTCTGTACAACATGACACTGCCAAGATGGACCGAAAAGGTTTACGGGAAAGAGGAGCTCACGTATGTAGCAAACTTCGCTTTTGCCATCAGCTCTTATACCCGAAAGCTGGCGAGACTAAAGGCGGGACCTTTGCTGAAGGACATATTCAAGCGGTTTAAAGAGAAAGCCTCTGGACACCTTAATCCAGATCGTTCGATGTGGGTCTACAGTGCTCATGACACCACGGTAGCCAGCGTTTTGAATGCGCTAAAATTGTTTGAG CTGCACAGTCCTCCATACACGGCGTGCATTATGATGGAGCTGCGTGTGGATGAGACCAACACCCCATTGGTGTCTATTTTCTACAAGAATACCACAGCTGAACCCCTGCCTCTGGACATACCTGGTTGTGGACCTTCCTGTCCGCTGGCGAAACTGAAGAAAATTTACCAGGATGTTCTGCCCGTAGATTGGGAGCGCGAGTGCAAGGTGTCCACCATGATGATGACTTATGAGGAGGCCAATCTTGGAACTGCGACGG GCATTCTCATTTTAATCGTTATTGCGCTGCTGTTCGCCAGCTACGGTCTCATGATCTACTACCGACGGCGCAACTACAAGCTGTATACCTCGTACTCTCAAATGGCTTAG
- the LOC6537967 gene encoding chaoptin — MAAWKQLPNGGRFLLLLLICINPISAWRPCPELSPALRLPCRCNVVPFAATGQLGAVAMDCDRVVFHGDAPQLPYGAPIVAYTQRHSGQQVLPAQTFGQLKLTIEELDLSYNLIRRIPEKAFDGLKDSLNELRLANNLLGDNLNPIFSTAELHVLKNLRILDLSGNKIKLIEEGLLKGCVDLKEFYIDRNSLTSVPSNSLNGPSALRHLSLRQNQIGSLLGDSFNAQRQLEIIDLRHNVIRSIDSQTFKGLQKIREIKLAGNRISHLNSDVFEKLQSLQKLDLSENFFSQFPTVALAAVSGLKHLNLSSNMLQQLDYTHMQVVRSLESLDISRNTITSITPGTFREMGALKYLDLSLNSLRTIEDDALEGLDSLQTLVIKDNNILLVPGSALGRLPQLTSLHLDYNRVAALSAEILGSLQAGDITTLSLSRNVIRELPPGSFQMFSSLHTLDLSGNSLALINADTFAGLESTLMALKLSQNRLTGLGGAPWVLPELRSLDLSGNTLTELPSSIFEELENLQSLNLSGNHLNPLTGALFKPLDRLQVIDLSRCNIRQISGDLLAGLQDLKHIYLNDNQLQELQDGSFVNLWNISSIDLSNNRIGSIRSGAFVNVMKLQRLDLHGNQLSAFKGEYFNTGTGIEELDISDNQLSYLFPSSFRIHPRLREIRAANNKFSFFPAELISSLQYLEHIDLSHNQLKTIEELDFARLPRLRVLLVSNNQLDMVSEMAFHNSTQLQILDLAHNNLDRIGERTFEGLVRLEQLNLEGNRLSELSDGVFERSKLQMLENINLAHNRFEYAPLNALQRQFFFVSSVDLSHNKIKELPGDDSIMVNIKKIDLSFNPLSSKAVHNVLNEPKTVRELSLAGTGIEHLELLETPFLQFLNLSHNKLKNVKPEVFQRVTLLETLDLSSNQLESLDDLSMAWPQLQVLQSLDVSNNSFEIVSQSNFGKMEMLRSLRLSHLPQCTRIEKNAFKQLPNLVSLEAYDLPLLGYLDLQGILELLPGLEVLDIEVKDSSIGSEQIQPLKHPRLKSLGIRGERLKSISSGTLAGLKSNDLRVQLRNTSLNALPPALLFPVPRSSHLSLDVEGSKITVLVPQFLNALEDRRASLQLQGLASNPIVCDCNARALRRWLPSSGMPDVTCASPAYLLNRKLIEVGDDELTCDARRMTSSTSRPTASVPHLLKTSSQLVTRSSSTTEEPLIIWSLEPTQPPSLKKMKTKAPLMKAQSPIISNDDTLIIGIVGGVVAFIAILIIIICIIRLRMSNAEYQQNATMIGIPAGMQMGAHNAAYNYKNGAGAALYAVPPYHATLPHKAASIHQSSQNLSQRQQHQQQQQQVAAAAAAYSTMSRMSYFSGAGGGNGDGAESLTHQHPHQHQPYIIYSDDKAYR; from the exons ATGGCAGCGTGGAAACAGCTGCCAAACGGAGGGCGTTTCCTGCTGCTTCTCCTGATCTGCATCAACCCAATCTCCGCCTGGCGCCCCTGCCCGGAGCTCAGCCCCGCCCTCCGTCTGCCGTGCAG GTGCAATGTGGTTCCGTTTGCGGCGACTGGCCAACTGGGCGCCGTGGCCATGGACTGCGATCGCGTTGTCTTCCACGGCGATGCCCCCCAACTGCCTTATGGAGCGCCCAtcgtggcgtatacgcaacgtcACAGCGGCCAACAGGTGCTGCCCGCCCAG ACTTTTGGCCAGCTTAAACTGACCATTGAGGAGCTGGATCTGTCGTACAATCTCATCCGCAGGATTCCGGAGAAGGCATTCGATGGCCTCAAGGATTCGCTGAACGAACTGCGACTGGCGAACAATTTGCTGGGCGACAATCTCAATCCCATCTTCTCCACCGCCGAACTGCATGTGCTGAAGAACCTGCGCATCCTGGATTTGTCCGGCAACAAGATCAAGCTGATCGAGGAAGGTCTTCTCAAGGGCTGTGTGGATCTGAAGGAGTTCTACATCGATCGCAATAGCCTGACATCGGTGCCCAGCAACTCTCTCAATGGTCCAAGTGCCCTGAGACACCTGTCGCTGCGCCAGAACCAGATTG GATCACTGCTTGGGGACTCCTTCAATGCCCAGCGGCAGTTGGAGATCATCGATCTGCGGCACAATGTCATCCGCAGCATCGACAGCCAGACGTTCAAGGGACTGCAGAAGATCCGGGAGATCAAGCTGGCCGGGAATCGGATCAGTCACCTCAACAGCGACGTCTTCGAGAAGCTGCAGTCTCTGCAAAAACTGGATCTCTCCGAGAACTTCTTCAGTCAGTTTCCCACGGTGGCACTGGCCGCAGTTTCCGGATTGAAGCATCTTAATCTGTCCTCGAATATGCTGCAG CAATTGGACTACACCCACATGCAGGTGGTAAGGAGTTTGGAAAGCTTGGACATCAGTCGCAACACCATCACCAGCATTACACCAGGAACTTTCCGGGAGATGGGTGCTCTGAAGTATCTGGACCTCAGTCTTAACTCCTTGAGAACG ATCGAAGACGACGCCTTGGAGGGATTGGACAGCCTGCAGACCCTCGTCATCAAGGACAACAACATCCTGCTGGTGCCCGGCAGTGCTCTGGGTCGCCTGCCCCAATTGACATCCCTCCACTTGGATTACAACCGAGTGGCTGCTCTGTCCGCGGAGATCCTTGGATCGCTGCAGGCGGGCGATATCACAACGCTATCCCTGTCGAGGAATGTCATTCGGGAACTGCCACCCGGCAGCTTCCAGATGTTCAGCAGTCTGCATACCCTGGATCTCTCTGGAAATTCTTTGGCTTTGATCAATGCGGACACCTTTGCCGGACTGGAGAGCACTTTGATGGCCCTGAAGCTATCGCAGAACAGGCTGACGGGTCTGGGCGGTGCTCCCTGGGTGCTGCCGGAGTTAAGAAGTCTGGACCTGAGTGGCAATACGCTGACGGAGTTGCCCAGTAGCATATTCGAGGAACTGGAGAACCTGCAATCGCTCAACTTGAGCGGTAATCACCTGAATCCTCTGACTGGAGCTCTCTTCAAGCCCTTGGATCGCCTGCAGGTCATCGATCTGAGTCGGTGCAACATTCGGCAGATAAGTGGTGACCTCCTTGCCGGCTTGCAGGATCTGAAGCACATTTATCTCAATGATAACCAGCTGCAGGAGCTTCAGGATGGCAGCTTCGTGAACCTGTGGAACATAAGCTCCATTGATCTATCCAACAACCGCATTGGATCCATTCGATCCGGCGCCTTTGTGAATGTGATGAAGCTGCAGAGGCTCGATCTCCATGGTAATCAGTTGTCCGCCTTTAAGGGCGAGTACTTCAATACGGGAACGGGAATAGAGGAGCTGGACATTTCGGATAACCAGCTGAGCTACCTGTTTCCCTCCTCCTTTAGAATCCATCCGAGGCTGAGGGAAATCCGCGCTGCCAATAACAAGTTTTCCTTCTTTCCGGCGGAACTTATTTCCTCTCTGCAATACTTGGAGCACATCGACTTGTCCCACAACCAGTTAAAGACCATCGAGGAACTGGACTTTGCCCGCCTACCACGCCTGCGCGTGCTGCTCGTGTCCAACAATCAACTGGATATGGTCAGCGAAATGGCCTTCCACAATTCCACCCAACTGCAGATCTTGGATCTGGCGCACAACAACTTGGATCGCATTGGAGAGCGAACTTTCGAGGGCCTAGTCCGACTGGAGCAGCTCAATCTGGAGGGCAACCGGCTGTCGGAGCTGTCGGATGGAGTCTTCGAGCGCTCGAAGCTCCAGATGCTGGAGAACATCAACCTAGCCCACAATCGTTTCGAGTATGCTCCATTGAATGCCTTGCAAAGACAGTTCTTCTTTGTGTCCTCCGTGGACTTGAGCCATAACAAGATCAAGGAGCTGCCAGGAGATGACAGCATCATGGTGAACATCAAGAAAATTgatctttcctttaatccTCTAAGTTCCAAGGCAGTCCACAATGTCCTCAACGAACCCAAGACAGTTAGGGAGCTCAGCTTGGCGGGCACGGGCATTGAGCATTTGGAACTCCTGGAGACGCCCTTCCTGCAGTTTCTGAATCTCTCCCACAACAAGCTGAAGAATGTCAAGCCCGAGGTGTTCCAAAGGGTGACACTTTTGGAAACCCTAGACCTCTCTAGCAATCAATTGGAGTCCCTGGATGATCTTTCCATGGCCTGGCCCCAACTCCAGGTGCTTCAATCTCTGGACGTGTCCAACAACAGCTTTGAGATCGTCTCCCAGTCCAACTTTGGTAAGATGGAGATGCTGCGATCGCTCCGCTTGAGCCACCTGCCCCAGTGCACTAGGATCGAGAAGAACGCCTTCAAGCAGCTGCCCAATCTGGTCAGCTTGGAGGCCTATGATCTTCCACTGCTTGGCTACCTAGACCTGCAAGGCATCTTGGAACTCCTGCCCGGCTTGGAGGTCCTTGATATTGAAGTAAAGGACTCTAGCATCGGTAGCGAGCAGATACAACCGCTAAAGCATCCGCGACTCAAGAGCCTGGGAATCAGAGGCGAACGACTGAAGTCCATATCCTCGGGCACGCTGGCTGGTCTCAAGAGCAATGATCTGAGAGTCCAGCTGCGGAACACCTCTCTGAATGCCCTGCCGCCAGCTTTGCTCTTCCCCGTGCCGAGATCCTCCCATTTGAGCCTGGATGTCGAGGGATCCAAAATCACAGTTCTGGTGCCGCAGTTCTTAAACGCTCTAGAAGATCGCAGAGCCAGTCTGCAGCTCCAGGGATTGGCCAGCAATCCCATAGTGTGTGATTGCAATGCTCGAGCTCTGCGAAGATGGTTGCCCAGTTCCGGTATGCCGGATGTCACCTGTGCCTCGCCTGCCTACCTGCTTAACCGGAAACTCATTGAAGTCGGGGATGACGAGCTGACCTGTGATGCCCGAAGGATGACTTCCTCCACTTCCAGACCCACTGCTTCAGTGCCACACTTGCTGAAGACTTCAAGCCAACTGGTGACCAGGAGCAGTTCCACCACCGAGGAGCCACTGATCATCTGGAGCCTGGAGCCCACTCAGCCGCCCAGTCTCAAGAAGATGAAGACCAAGGCACCGCTGATGAAGGCCCAGTCACCGATAATAAGCAACGATGACACCCTAATCATTGGCATCGTGGGAGGAGTGGTGGCCTTCATCGccatcctcatcatcatcatctgcatCATAAGGCTGCGCATGAGCAATGCGGAGTATCAACAGAACGCCACGATGATTGGCATTCCGGCGGGCATGCAAATGGGAGCCCACAATGCGGCGTACAACTACAAGAATGGCGCGGGAGCAGCCCTGTATGCGGTGCCTCCCTACCACGCCACCCTGCCCCACAAGGCGGCCTCCATCCACCAGTCCAGCCAGAATCTCTCCcaacggcagcagcatcaacagcagcagcagcaggtggctgcagcagcggctgcCTACTCGACCATGTCCCGCATGTCGTACTTCAGTGGAGCGGGAGGCGGAAACGGCGATGGAGCCGAGAGTCTCACGCATCAGCATCCGCACCAGCATCAGCCCTACATCATATACTCGGATGACAAGGCCTACAGATAA